From one Lycium ferocissimum isolate CSIRO_LF1 chromosome 5, AGI_CSIRO_Lferr_CH_V1, whole genome shotgun sequence genomic stretch:
- the LOC132058084 gene encoding uncharacterized protein LOC132058084: MGKRGRPRKDQTQKLTSVEEDPFQKSPQQEIMASLLSGNLKKMKQEPPTGFAPSEASPSRPRYQTRTSLRAALDRCKSITVTPRSPVRHVKAPYPSCASCDVPAHLTTGISVATKENVDDSVRAELEHQSILTNRGVLGVENQKPGQHAQTTPSFPGVVIENNATLSKADVVLNANATEAETRSDHSGALPTKSMSLNITRIVALMNDHSSDADEVESRPGQLSVMVNGYSVKEEVAPLLEKIFLKHGDIARNNSFTSVKLSSSLLELVCDIYNKLEATDLPSITSTELQSMLAEIRDLESAKIDVGWLHRRLNDICQAKQLGKDYCKLKEAKTKNLEVMEAKKKELDELKEELAALQGRIREREDELGIARREDERIMQRFADSKAKVSGFLKKSLVHDLV, translated from the exons ATGGGGAAGAGAGGTAGACCAAGAAAGGATCAAACACAAAAACTTACAAGTGTTGAAGAAGACCCTTTTCAGAAATCTCCACAACAAGAAATAATGGCTTCTTTATTGAGtggaaatttgaaaaagatgaaacaAGAACCACCAACA GGTTTTGCACCATCAGAGGCTTCACCTTCCCGTCCCAGGTATCAAACCCGCACGTCTTTGAGGGCAGCCCTTGATCGGTGTAAGTCTATTACTGTGACCCCAAGGTCTCCAGTTCGACATGTTAAG GCACCGTATCCTTCTTGTGCTTCTTGTGACGTTCCTGCTCATCTTACCACTGGAATTTCTGTAGCAACAAAAGAAAACGTTGATGACTCTGTGCGTGCAGAACTTGAACATCAATCTATTCTAACTAACCGTGGTGTCTTGGGTGTGGAAAATCAGAAACCAGGGCAACACGCTCAAACAACACCTTCTTTCCCTGGAGTTGTAATTGAGAACAATGCAACATTAAGTAAGGCTGATGTGGTGTTAAATGCTAATGCCACCGAAGCAGAAACCAGAAGTGACCATAGTGGTGCGCTACCAACAAAATCCATGAGTCTTAACATCACAAGGATAGTTGCACTAATGAATGATCATTCTTCTGATGCTGATGAGGTTGAATCAAGACCTGGTCAATTGTCAGTCATGGTTAATGGGTATAGTGTTAAGGAGGAAGTAGCACCTCTCCTGGAGAAGATCTTCCTTAAGCACGGAGATATTGCAAGGAATAACTCCTTCACTTCAGTGAAACTTTCTTCATCACTCCTGGAGTTGGTTTGCGACATCTATAACAAATTGGAAGCAACAGATTTGCCAAGCATAACCTCCACAGAGCTCCAATCTATGCTTGCTGAAATTAGAGATCTCGAGTCTGCCAAAATAGATGTCGGGTGGCTCCATCGAAGGTTGAATGATATCTGTCAGGCCAAACAACTTGGCAAGGACTATTGCAAACTGAAGGAGGCAAAAACCAAAAACCTTGAAGTGATGGaggcaaaaaagaaagaattggaTGAATTGAAGGAAGAGTTGGCTGCTTTGCAAGGAAGAATTCGCGAAAGAGAGGATGAGCTTGGCATTGCGCGTCGTGAAGATGAAAGGATCATGCAGCGCTTTGCAGATTCGAAGGCCAAGGTGAGCGGTTTCCTCAAGAAGTCCTTGGTCCATGACCTTGTTTGA